Proteins encoded together in one Bacteroidota bacterium window:
- a CDS encoding nuclear transport factor 2 family protein, with amino-acid sequence MKLYILSGLLVLTACTAPETPVQSDEELKAGVTATFTQYFRYLNDANYDSAFTYLADDKRFHWIEDGRIRYVAPEGMKRAYSQYKTRYQYQRLTIDTLDVQLLDPKTAAVTVEYDHLYRLNTGDSLYDHGTLSLTMKQYPAGWRILHGHSSIERKPLPSTLRPPK; translated from the coding sequence ATGAAACTGTATATTCTTTCCGGTTTACTGGTATTAACGGCATGCACGGCTCCCGAAACCCCCGTTCAATCCGATGAAGAACTGAAAGCAGGAGTCACCGCCACTTTTACTCAATACTTCAGGTATCTGAATGATGCAAACTACGATTCCGCCTTTACCTACCTGGCCGATGATAAACGTTTTCATTGGATCGAGGATGGCCGGATCCGTTACGTGGCCCCTGAGGGGATGAAAAGGGCATACTCGCAATATAAAACCCGCTATCAGTATCAGCGGCTGACCATCGATACACTTGATGTTCAGTTGCTCGACCCCAAAACCGCAGCAGTCACCGTCGAGTATGATCATCTGTACCGGCTTAATACCGGTGACAGCCTGTATGATCACGGAACGCTGTCACTCACCATGAAACAGTACCCCGCCGGCTGGCGGATTCTCCATGGACATTCGTCGATTGAAAGAAAGCCGCTACCCTCAACATTAAGACCACCGAAATAA
- a CDS encoding cation:proton antiporter — MDSFFFQAFIYLAAAVLSVPIAHRLGLGSVLGYLIAGMIIGPSVLSLVGGDGHDVMHVAEFGVVMMLFIIGLELEPRLLWRMRASIAGLGGLQVLVTMLVVAAGCILLGLDWKPALAIGMTLAMSSTAIVLQTMNEKGLMKTAAGQSSFSVLLFQDIAVIPILAVFPLLATGEPAGAGHSSLIAHWPAWLQTLTVIGAVSVIVLGGRFLVQPAFRFIAKTRLQELFTASALFLVIAIAMLMSLVGLSPALGTFLAGVVLATSEYRHELISDLEPFKGLLLGLFFISVGASIDFELIASSPGLIFGLVILLMVVKGLILFALGRLFGMTTSQNLVFAVGLSQVGEFAFVLISFAMQSSIFTSDLAGTLIAIVAISMALTPLAILLNEKVILPRFGTTETPSREADMVHGETPVIIAGYDQFGNTVGRLLKANGIDLTVLDDDADRVDLIRRLGLQVFYGDATRLELLHAAGAHHASVIIIAFDDADKNQSLVHTVQQHFPHLKILVRAIDRPDAYHFINAGIDGVYRDTLDTSLRMGVDALRLLGFRAHKAHRAAQTFLRHDEIYLRELAAGSKDQVGYIRAAREKIAALERIIQADGQIETTDAGWDPDSLRDEVTRGDFRIHR, encoded by the coding sequence ATGGATTCGTTTTTCTTTCAGGCGTTTATCTATCTGGCAGCGGCTGTTCTGTCGGTACCCATTGCCCACCGTCTGGGTCTGGGCTCGGTTCTGGGTTATCTCATTGCCGGAATGATCATTGGACCCTCGGTCCTGTCACTGGTGGGCGGAGATGGGCATGATGTGATGCATGTGGCCGAGTTCGGTGTGGTCATGATGCTGTTTATCATTGGTCTGGAACTCGAACCGCGGCTTTTGTGGAGAATGCGCGCTTCCATTGCCGGTCTGGGTGGTTTGCAGGTTCTGGTCACCATGCTGGTTGTGGCAGCCGGATGCATACTGCTCGGTCTGGACTGGAAACCGGCACTTGCCATCGGGATGACGCTGGCCATGTCCTCAACAGCGATTGTTCTGCAGACCATGAATGAAAAGGGGCTGATGAAAACGGCCGCGGGTCAGAGCAGTTTTTCCGTCCTGCTGTTTCAGGATATTGCCGTCATTCCCATTCTCGCCGTTTTTCCGCTTCTGGCAACGGGTGAACCGGCCGGAGCGGGTCATTCCAGCCTCATTGCCCATTGGCCGGCCTGGTTGCAAACGCTTACTGTAATCGGAGCCGTGTCTGTGATCGTACTCGGAGGCCGGTTTCTGGTTCAGCCCGCCTTCAGGTTTATTGCAAAGACCCGGTTGCAGGAGCTCTTCACAGCATCAGCTCTTTTTCTGGTGATTGCCATCGCCATGCTCATGAGTCTGGTGGGCCTCAGTCCGGCACTCGGGACCTTTCTGGCGGGAGTGGTGCTGGCAACCAGCGAATACCGCCATGAACTCATCAGCGATCTGGAACCCTTCAAAGGGTTGTTGCTGGGTCTGTTTTTCATTTCGGTGGGTGCCTCCATCGACTTTGAACTGATTGCCAGCTCGCCGGGCCTCATTTTTGGACTGGTGATCCTGCTCATGGTGGTCAAAGGATTGATTTTGTTTGCACTTGGCCGGTTGTTCGGAATGACAACCAGTCAGAATCTGGTCTTTGCTGTTGGTCTGTCACAGGTGGGCGAGTTTGCCTTTGTTCTGATTTCCTTTGCCATGCAGAGTTCCATTTTCACTTCAGACCTGGCAGGGACGCTGATTGCCATTGTGGCCATCAGCATGGCACTGACTCCGCTCGCCATCCTTCTGAACGAGAAGGTGATTCTGCCCAGGTTCGGAACCACCGAAACACCCTCACGGGAAGCCGATATGGTTCATGGGGAAACCCCGGTGATCATTGCCGGCTACGATCAGTTTGGAAATACCGTCGGGCGCCTGCTGAAGGCCAATGGAATCGATCTGACCGTTCTTGATGATGATGCGGACCGGGTTGATCTGATCAGACGACTGGGGTTGCAGGTGTTTTATGGCGATGCGACCCGTCTGGAACTGCTCCATGCGGCCGGTGCCCATCATGCATCGGTGATCATTATTGCATTTGACGATGCCGATAAAAACCAATCGTTGGTACATACGGTTCAGCAGCATTTTCCTCACCTGAAAATTCTGGTCAGAGCCATTGACAGGCCCGATGCATACCACTTTATCAACGCCGGTATAGACGGTGTTTACCGCGATACCCTCGATACGTCCCTTCGGATGGGTGTAGATGCATTGCGTCTGCTCGGATTCAGAGCCCATAAGGCTCACCGGGCGGCACAAACGTTTCTTCGGCATGATGAGATTTACCTTCGGGAACTGGCTGCCGGATCGAAAGATCAGGTCGGATATATTCGGGCCGCCCGTGAGAAAATTGCAGCGCTGGAACGGATCATTCAGGCCGATGGCCAGATAGAAACCACCGACGCGGGTTGGGATCCCGATAGTCTGCGCGATGAGGTTACCCGGGGAGATTTCAGGATTCACCGGTAA
- a CDS encoding NAD(P)H-dependent oxidoreductase: protein MEPVLLLFGHPAYEKSRINQKLIRAASQIDGIHLHDLYECYPDYNIDVQAEQARLTGYNRIILQHPFYWYNCPPLVKQWIDLVLEHGWAYGSKGTALAGKSILQIVTTGGPAMAYQRSGFNRFSLRDFLSPFDQTFYLCGMHYLPPLAIQGAHRIQPEELDSEIKRYIRLLEAFRDGDYSNQTAEGIELASEWPVLKEVR, encoded by the coding sequence ATGGAACCAGTCTTATTACTCTTTGGCCATCCGGCCTATGAAAAATCACGAATCAACCAGAAACTGATCCGTGCGGCCAGTCAGATTGATGGAATTCACCTGCATGACCTGTACGAGTGCTATCCCGATTATAACATTGACGTTCAGGCCGAACAAGCACGTCTGACCGGGTACAACCGCATCATTCTTCAGCATCCGTTTTATTGGTACAACTGTCCGCCGCTGGTCAAGCAATGGATCGATCTGGTGCTCGAACATGGCTGGGCATACGGATCGAAGGGAACTGCACTGGCAGGAAAATCGATCCTGCAGATTGTCACCACCGGCGGCCCGGCCATGGCTTACCAAAGAAGCGGATTTAACCGGTTCTCCCTTCGTGATTTTCTGTCTCCCTTCGATCAGACATTTTATCTCTGCGGCATGCATTATCTGCCCCCGCTGGCCATTCAGGGCGCACATCGTATCCAACCGGAGGAGCTGGATTCGGAAATTAAACGTTACATCCGGTTGCTGGAAGCCTTCCGGGATGGAGACTATTCCAACCAGACTGCAGAAGGAATCGAACTGGCCTCAGAGTGGCCGGTTCTGAAGGAGGTGCGCTGA
- a CDS encoding UDP-2,3-diacylglucosamine diphosphatase → MMGQPVIPVSTRPLKSATFISDVHLGIQSPGVEKSKQQELIQTLEWAFHHTDAVFLVGDIFDYWFEYKEVVPRGYTRFFGQLARMTDAGYPVVYFSGNHDFWLGTYFTNELGIETRYDPLRLTIGGKLVEIAHGDGLGPGDHGYKALKWLLTRGWAQWMYLKLHPNWGIGLARWASGTSRHLTEDTTDYGDQERLIIHARERLKADPYDLFICGHRHVPKILKLGEPRGHYINLGEWLWHRSYGVLSDGQFTLRQTNGTILASTQL, encoded by the coding sequence ATGATGGGTCAACCTGTGATTCCGGTCAGCACCCGCCCGCTGAAGTCGGCCACGTTTATTTCGGACGTTCATCTGGGCATTCAATCGCCCGGGGTGGAAAAATCGAAGCAGCAGGAACTGATACAGACATTGGAGTGGGCCTTTCACCACACCGATGCCGTTTTTCTGGTTGGTGACATTTTCGATTACTGGTTCGAGTATAAGGAAGTGGTTCCCCGCGGATACACCCGCTTTTTCGGACAACTGGCCCGGATGACCGATGCCGGTTATCCGGTGGTGTATTTTTCAGGAAATCACGATTTCTGGCTGGGAACCTACTTCACCAATGAACTGGGAATTGAAACCCGGTACGATCCTTTACGTCTGACCATCGGCGGGAAACTGGTTGAAATTGCACATGGAGACGGGTTAGGTCCGGGAGACCATGGATACAAAGCCCTGAAATGGCTGCTGACCCGGGGTTGGGCGCAATGGATGTATCTGAAACTCCACCCGAACTGGGGAATCGGTCTTGCCCGGTGGGCCAGCGGAACGTCACGGCATCTGACCGAGGATACGACCGATTACGGCGATCAGGAACGGCTGATTATTCATGCCAGAGAGCGACTGAAAGCCGATCCGTATGACCTGTTTATCTGCGGGCACCGGCATGTCCCCAAAATTCTGAAACTTGGGGAACCGCGTGGCCATTACATCAACCTCGGTGAATGGCTCTGGCACCGGAGTTACGGGGTGCTTTCAGACGGACAGTTCACCCTGCGCCAGACCAACGGAACCATACTGGCATCAACACAGCTTTAA
- a CDS encoding mannosyl-3-phosphoglycerate synthase, whose product MLIELPRSFERVGNALIYDTQKIYGFDSSPIPSRRAIDRYFVVKSVDYERLRSVEETMAIVIPVKNERLRLLEGVLCGLPQHCLPIIISASAHEPINRFQMECNTVDNFCQFSKRPYLMIHQTDPHLAELFTLMGYHEVVSGQGSLRMGKAEGMLAGILLAQLLGKSHIGFIDADNYFPGAVMEYVRIYSASFNMSKSPFHMSRILWHSKPKAIDSSLVFSKWGRASRHTNQVLNRLISLITGFETDIIKTGNAGEHAMSMNLATRIGIASGFAVETYNFIGIFEKFGGIQGLNLPAESLQDPIEIFQVESRNPHLHESKGSEHVRDMIHQSMSVIYHSPVTSSTLKTEITGLLRKERILKKDQEPDRPRIYPALIQYPMEKAKVIFQQDRYLHDF is encoded by the coding sequence ATGCTGATCGAACTTCCCCGATCATTTGAGCGGGTGGGAAACGCCCTGATCTACGATACCCAGAAAATTTACGGATTCGACTCTTCCCCCATTCCTTCCCGCCGGGCCATCGACCGGTATTTTGTTGTTAAATCGGTTGACTATGAACGCCTGAGGTCTGTGGAAGAGACCATGGCCATTGTGATACCGGTAAAAAACGAACGACTTCGTTTGCTCGAGGGTGTTCTTTGCGGCCTCCCCCAGCACTGCCTTCCCATCATAATTTCTGCCAGTGCACACGAACCCATCAACCGGTTTCAGATGGAGTGTAACACGGTGGATAATTTCTGCCAGTTTTCAAAACGACCCTATCTGATGATTCACCAGACCGATCCGCACCTGGCTGAATTATTCACCCTGATGGGATATCACGAGGTGGTTAGCGGTCAGGGGTCTCTGCGGATGGGCAAGGCAGAAGGAATGCTTGCAGGAATTCTGCTGGCACAGTTACTCGGTAAATCACACATCGGATTTATTGATGCAGACAATTATTTCCCGGGTGCCGTCATGGAGTATGTCAGAATCTACTCGGCTTCCTTTAACATGAGCAAGTCGCCCTTTCACATGTCACGGATATTATGGCATTCGAAACCAAAAGCCATTGACTCCTCACTGGTTTTTTCCAAATGGGGAAGGGCCAGCCGGCATACCAATCAGGTGCTGAACCGGTTAATCAGCCTGATCACCGGTTTCGAAACCGATATTATCAAAACGGGAAATGCAGGGGAACATGCGATGAGCATGAATCTGGCAACCCGGATCGGGATTGCATCGGGCTTTGCAGTGGAAACGTATAATTTTATCGGAATTTTCGAAAAATTCGGGGGAATTCAGGGTTTAAATCTTCCGGCAGAATCGTTACAGGATCCCATCGAAATCTTTCAGGTTGAATCCAGAAATCCACACCTCCACGAATCAAAGGGGTCTGAACATGTCCGTGATATGATTCATCAGTCCATGAGCGTCATTTATCACAGTCCGGTTACCTCGTCTACCCTGAAAACTGAAATCACGGGACTTTTGAGAAAGGAACGGATTCTAAAGAAAGATCAGGAACCCGACCGGCCTCGTATTTATCCGGCCCTGATACAGTATCCAATGGAAAAAGCAAAGGTTATTTTTCAGCAGGATCGGTACCTTCATGACTTCTGA
- a CDS encoding HAD-IIB family hydrolase produces the protein MTSEVPILLTDLDGTVLNRFTYQWDGNDACLRSLIRAGIPVVFSSSKTAAEQQALCEGLALPVPFFSENGSAFHVPDRWTILSPDAGEFEWKEIPLVPAGFSIQPVREALISRLPADIRLMTRCSAEELASATGLTLGMAERARQKKYSETLLFPSGDVNRSLPEEWLRSMKMIADPGTRYITLRHESAGKEKALEFLRVWLEQNRVKSFFLVAAGDGENDLGMLASADEGWWLGGEPVPPGLASTTEEGPAGFSEVTGRLLNWRGTNPAS, from the coding sequence ATGACTTCTGAGGTCCCCATCCTGCTGACCGATCTGGATGGTACCGTGTTAAACCGGTTTACGTACCAGTGGGATGGTAATGATGCATGCCTCCGGTCTTTAATCCGGGCCGGAATTCCAGTTGTTTTTTCTTCTTCAAAAACCGCAGCAGAACAGCAGGCATTGTGTGAGGGCCTTGCTCTTCCCGTTCCCTTCTTTTCCGAAAATGGCAGCGCCTTTCACGTTCCGGATAGATGGACGATTCTGTCGCCCGATGCGGGTGAATTTGAGTGGAAGGAAATCCCGCTGGTTCCGGCTGGATTTTCCATCCAGCCCGTCAGAGAAGCATTGATCAGCCGGTTACCTGCCGATATCAGACTGATGACCAGATGTTCTGCAGAGGAGCTGGCTTCAGCAACAGGATTAACCTTGGGAATGGCAGAAAGAGCCCGCCAGAAAAAATATTCCGAAACGTTGTTGTTCCCTTCCGGTGATGTTAACAGGTCTTTGCCTGAAGAATGGCTCAGATCAATGAAAATGATTGCAGATCCGGGAACCCGATACATCACCCTCCGGCATGAATCGGCCGGAAAAGAAAAGGCCCTTGAGTTTCTGCGGGTCTGGCTGGAGCAAAACAGGGTAAAATCGTTTTTTCTGGTTGCGGCAGGTGATGGAGAAAATGATCTGGGTATGCTGGCATCCGCTGATGAAGGCTGGTGGCTGGGTGGGGAACCGGTTCCTCCAGGGCTCGCTTCCACCACGGAGGAGGGGCCGGCTGGTTTTTCTGAGGTGACCGGTCGTCTGCTGAATTGGCGGGGAACAAACCCGGCCTCCTGA
- a CDS encoding MATE family efflux transporter, whose protein sequence is MSIRNLFAGANRLEIKEIMHLAWPVVVSQVGHILFAFFDTIMIGPLGQEYLAAASVANGVFFLIMVFGLGLTFVLSPLTSEKLGARQPGRAPVVLTAGFYVAIPASMLSFAVIWGLADLFAWMNLPAEVVPLAASYLKILAWSVIPLYLFQIVRQYVDGLGFTRPSMIVTWIGLVLNIVANYALIYGAWGFPALKLDGAGWATFLSRVVMALLMVATLPLLPSLRAYLPLIRHWVPSREVMRKILSVGLPSGAQYFFEVAAFTFASIMCGWIGTAAMASHQVAINLASMTYMVATGFSAAGSIRVGYYLGRNDRAMQRIAGFQVLVFTGLMMAGFGLLFILLHPWLPMMYTPDQAVIHTASMLLLIAAVFQISDGVQAVGLGILRAVQDSAVPTAITILAYWVIGIPVGAITAFWLDWGVYGLWAGLSLGLAMSAILLSWRFHRLTR, encoded by the coding sequence ATGTCAATCAGAAACCTCTTTGCCGGAGCGAACCGGCTGGAAATCAAAGAAATCATGCATCTGGCCTGGCCGGTGGTGGTCAGTCAGGTCGGACATATTCTTTTTGCCTTTTTCGATACCATTATGATCGGTCCGCTGGGGCAGGAGTATCTCGCTGCTGCCAGCGTGGCCAACGGGGTGTTTTTCCTGATCATGGTCTTCGGTCTTGGACTCACCTTCGTTCTGTCCCCGCTGACGAGTGAAAAATTGGGGGCGAGACAACCCGGACGGGCACCCGTTGTTCTCACGGCTGGTTTTTATGTGGCCATTCCGGCATCGATGCTGTCGTTTGCGGTTATCTGGGGATTGGCTGATCTGTTTGCGTGGATGAACCTTCCGGCTGAAGTGGTGCCGCTGGCCGCCAGCTATCTGAAAATTCTCGCCTGGTCGGTGATTCCGCTTTACCTGTTTCAGATCGTCCGGCAGTATGTCGACGGGCTTGGCTTTACCCGTCCTTCCATGATTGTGACCTGGATCGGCTTGGTGTTAAATATCGTGGCCAATTATGCCCTGATTTACGGTGCGTGGGGATTTCCGGCCCTGAAACTGGATGGGGCCGGCTGGGCCACATTCCTCTCCCGGGTGGTGATGGCGCTTCTCATGGTTGCCACACTCCCGCTGCTGCCCTCGCTTCGCGCCTATCTTCCGCTGATCAGACACTGGGTGCCTTCCCGGGAGGTTATGCGGAAAATTCTGTCCGTCGGTTTGCCAAGTGGTGCTCAGTACTTTTTCGAAGTGGCTGCCTTTACGTTTGCATCCATCATGTGCGGATGGATCGGGACTGCGGCCATGGCCTCACACCAGGTGGCGATTAACCTGGCCTCCATGACCTACATGGTTGCCACCGGATTTTCAGCCGCCGGTTCGATTCGGGTGGGTTATTACCTGGGACGGAATGACCGTGCCATGCAGCGGATTGCCGGATTCCAGGTTCTGGTTTTCACCGGATTGATGATGGCGGGATTTGGACTCCTTTTCATCTTGCTGCATCCCTGGCTTCCCATGATGTACACCCCCGATCAGGCGGTGATTCATACGGCCTCCATGCTGCTGCTGATTGCTGCCGTGTTTCAGATATCCGATGGAGTGCAGGCGGTCGGACTTGGGATTTTGCGTGCCGTTCAGGACTCGGCGGTTCCCACTGCCATTACCATTCTGGCGTATTGGGTAATCGGAATCCCCGTGGGAGCCATTACCGCCTTCTGGCTGGACTGGGGAGTCTATGGTCTCTGGGCCGGATTGTCACTCGGACTTGCCATGTCGGCAATTCTGCTTTCCTGGCGTTTCCACCGGCTGACCCGGTAA